One Capsicum annuum cultivar UCD-10X-F1 chromosome 2, UCD10Xv1.1, whole genome shotgun sequence genomic window carries:
- the LOC107860682 gene encoding uncharacterized protein LOC107860682 isoform X3, whose protein sequence is MAMVSNTNPFLKSQMHQIYCRKKEKEKSQNPQPYKVIEISPPPKNLGIRCLPSDCNLRKAHKHNRGRKQRKHYIVVESNETCSVESV, encoded by the exons ATGGCAATGGTTTCTAACACTAACCCATTCTTAAAG TCACAGATGCATCAAATATACTGCAGAaagaaggagaaagaaaagagtcaaaatccCCAACCTTATAAAGTGATTGAAATTTCACCCCCTCCCAAGAACCTTGGCATTCGTTGCCTCCCCTCT GATTGCAATTTGAGGAAAGCACACAAACACAACAGAGGGAGGAAACAGAGAAAGCACTATATCGTAGTAGAGTCAAATGA AACTTGCAGTGTGGAGAGTGTGTAA